The following proteins are co-located in the Diaphorobacter sp. HDW4B genome:
- a CDS encoding C40 family peptidase: protein MSRWYCLLLLAFANVSFAAPNNSSADDMERMLADRGLIAQLQDVRHGMADRTSELVSTAMGFIGVPYRRGGNSAESGFDCSGFVRTIYEQVKGLALPRVAKEQAEATQVIDKKDLRPGDLVFFNTMRRAFSHVGIYLGDGKFIHAPRTGATVRVEDMSISYWQSRFNGARRVDAEEMNRDEIAKLIQQK, encoded by the coding sequence ATGTCTCGATGGTATTGCTTACTGTTACTAGCGTTCGCGAATGTTTCTTTCGCCGCTCCAAACAATTCCAGCGCTGATGACATGGAGCGCATGTTGGCCGACCGAGGCCTGATTGCCCAGCTCCAGGACGTACGCCACGGTATGGCGGATCGCACGAGTGAACTTGTGTCGACCGCCATGGGATTCATCGGAGTCCCCTACCGTCGCGGCGGCAACAGTGCAGAAAGTGGTTTTGATTGCAGCGGTTTCGTGCGCACCATTTATGAGCAGGTCAAAGGCCTGGCTCTGCCGCGCGTTGCCAAGGAACAAGCCGAAGCCACCCAAGTGATCGACAAAAAGGATCTGCGCCCCGGCGATCTGGTGTTCTTCAACACCATGCGCCGTGCGTTCAGCCATGTCGGCATCTATCTCGGCGATGGAAAGTTCATTCATGCTCCACGCACCGGCGCCACCGTTCGTGTGGAAGACATGAGCATCTCCTACTGGCAAAGCCGCTTCAACGGCGCACGCCGTGTCGATGCCGAAGAGATGAACAGAGACGAGATCGCCAAACTGATCCAGCAAAAGTAA
- a CDS encoding GlsB/YeaQ/YmgE family stress response membrane protein: MMNILGTLFVGLIVGFLARALKPGDDKMGWIMTALLGVAGSFLATYLGVAMHWYQQGEAAGWIASIVGAVVLLFIYGLIRRKA, encoded by the coding sequence ATGATGAATATTCTGGGCACTTTGTTTGTGGGTCTGATCGTTGGTTTCCTCGCGCGCGCACTCAAGCCCGGCGATGACAAGATGGGCTGGATCATGACCGCACTGCTGGGTGTTGCCGGCTCTTTCCTAGCCACCTATCTGGGTGTGGCGATGCACTGGTACCAGCAAGGCGAAGCCGCTGGCTGGATCGCCTCCATCGTTGGCGCGGTCGTGCTGCTGTTCATCTACGGCCTGATCCGTCGCAAGGCCTGA
- a CDS encoding DEAD/DEAH box helicase, with the protein MTLGRGDGLLGMRSQGKLGPRGDSVSFAQIDWVYRQPDGTLWQTPAPRSVLQSRASKEPCPVERDRHAEQDAMDRVWSLNLTPVEPDRLQWRHPDIARDLGPLWTLAQESMFADFWADVLPELRREGWDIHMRPGFAHESVAVQRWHIRLGNDSGDIESLQVAGDFAAKPEPVQALQLARREGAWLLSLGIEIDGMTLDLVPMLANLLARDSRWLSVEHIDSVDDLAMIQLRAVGGKRIDVPAAPLKAILRTMVDLIADPARKQLRDGEPIALPHWDMRRIEALRTALIQTGRVAPDNQWQLQGDSGLELLANRLHKQGIPHTVQAPEGLGITLRNYQLDGLAWLQYLRANHLGGILADEMGLGKTAQALAHVLVEKQAGRLTHPALVVMPTSLVFNWLAEARLVTPSLHVLTLTGPERAESLLEVQSHDLVFTTYPLVWRDVDALASKPWHLLILDEAQMVKNAGTRTARALRRLKAPHLLCLTGTPLENHLGELWAQFDFLMPGFLGDPHTFGRRWRKPIEENGETLRAELLAKRIAPFILRRRKSDVAKELPERSDMLVRVELQGRQRELYEAVRTACDKEVRRVLKAQDWGNAAQIAILDALLKLRQVCCDPRLLRGTSIHPDTERAKLEHLERMLPELVEDGRRILLFSQFTSMLRLVAELLDTLAISYLMLTGETAPSEREHIVAQFQKADKTSAPILLASLKAGGTGLNLTAADTVIHLDPWWNPAVQEQATARAHRIGQTQPVFVYRIVVQGSIEERMLELQERKRVLAQGVLGSDAAGAIKFSADELAGLLAPLAEPANNPLAILSAETKRWGGTGRRGLF; encoded by the coding sequence ATGACGCTGGGCCGTGGCGACGGGCTGCTGGGCATGCGCTCGCAAGGCAAACTGGGGCCGCGTGGCGACTCGGTCAGTTTTGCGCAGATCGACTGGGTCTACCGCCAACCGGATGGCACGCTCTGGCAGACGCCAGCGCCCCGATCGGTTCTGCAATCGCGCGCCAGCAAAGAGCCCTGCCCGGTCGAGCGCGATCGCCATGCCGAGCAGGATGCGATGGACCGCGTCTGGTCGCTCAACCTCACACCTGTTGAGCCCGACCGCCTGCAATGGCGTCACCCAGACATCGCCCGCGACCTCGGCCCGCTCTGGACGCTGGCGCAGGAATCCATGTTCGCCGACTTCTGGGCCGATGTGCTGCCCGAGCTGCGCCGCGAAGGCTGGGACATCCACATGCGCCCCGGCTTCGCGCACGAAAGCGTAGCGGTGCAGCGCTGGCATATCCGCCTCGGAAACGATTCGGGCGACATCGAAAGCCTGCAAGTCGCTGGCGACTTTGCGGCCAAGCCCGAGCCCGTGCAGGCGCTGCAATTGGCTCGTCGCGAAGGCGCGTGGCTGCTGAGTCTCGGCATCGAGATCGATGGCATGACGCTCGATCTCGTTCCCATGCTGGCCAACTTGCTCGCACGCGATTCGCGCTGGCTGTCCGTCGAACATATCGACAGCGTGGACGATCTCGCCATGATCCAATTGCGCGCCGTTGGCGGCAAACGCATCGACGTGCCGGCCGCGCCGCTCAAGGCGATTTTGCGCACCATGGTCGATCTGATCGCCGATCCCGCACGCAAGCAATTGCGCGACGGCGAGCCCATCGCGCTGCCGCACTGGGACATGCGCCGCATCGAAGCGCTGCGCACCGCCCTGATTCAAACAGGCCGCGTCGCGCCCGACAACCAATGGCAGTTGCAAGGCGACTCAGGACTTGAGCTGCTCGCCAATCGGCTCCACAAGCAAGGCATACCGCATACGGTTCAAGCGCCAGAAGGTCTTGGCATCACGCTGCGCAATTACCAACTCGATGGTTTGGCGTGGCTGCAGTATCTGCGTGCGAATCATCTCGGCGGCATTCTTGCCGACGAAATGGGGCTCGGCAAAACCGCGCAGGCGCTCGCTCATGTGCTTGTCGAAAAGCAGGCCGGGCGGCTCACGCATCCTGCGCTGGTCGTCATGCCGACGTCGTTGGTTTTCAACTGGCTGGCCGAAGCCCGACTCGTCACGCCGAGCCTGCACGTGCTCACATTGACGGGACCTGAACGCGCAGAAAGTCTGCTGGAAGTGCAGAGCCACGATCTGGTCTTCACCACTTATCCGCTCGTATGGCGCGATGTGGACGCACTCGCATCCAAACCTTGGCACTTGCTTATCCTCGATGAAGCGCAGATGGTGAAAAACGCCGGAACCCGCACCGCCAGAGCATTGCGGCGTTTGAAGGCCCCACACCTGCTGTGCCTGACTGGTACGCCATTGGAAAACCATCTGGGCGAGTTGTGGGCGCAATTCGATTTTCTGATGCCCGGTTTTCTCGGCGACCCGCACACCTTTGGTCGCCGCTGGCGCAAGCCCATCGAAGAAAACGGCGAAACGCTGCGCGCCGAACTGCTCGCCAAGCGCATCGCGCCATTCATACTGCGACGCCGCAAAAGCGATGTGGCCAAGGAACTGCCCGAGCGCAGCGACATGCTCGTGCGCGTGGAGCTGCAAGGCCGTCAACGCGAACTCTACGAAGCGGTGCGTACCGCCTGCGACAAGGAAGTGCGCCGTGTGCTCAAGGCGCAGGACTGGGGCAATGCCGCGCAGATCGCGATTCTCGACGCCTTGCTCAAGCTGCGACAGGTCTGCTGTGATCCTCGCTTGCTGCGAGGCACCAGCATTCATCCAGACACGGAACGCGCCAAGCTCGAACATCTGGAACGCATGCTGCCCGAACTGGTAGAAGACGGCAGACGCATTCTGCTGTTCTCGCAATTCACGTCGATGCTGAGGTTGGTGGCCGAGCTGCTGGATACGCTTGCCATTTCTTATCTGATGCTTACCGGCGAAACCGCTCCCAGCGAACGCGAGCACATCGTTGCGCAGTTTCAAAAGGCAGACAAGACTTCAGCGCCGATACTGCTTGCCAGCCTCAAGGCCGGAGGCACCGGGCTCAATCTGACGGCCGCTGATACGGTGATCCATCTCGATCCCTGGTGGAACCCCGCTGTGCAAGAGCAGGCTACGGCGCGCGCGCATCGCATTGGCCAGACCCAGCCCGTGTTTGTCTATCGCATCGTCGTGCAAGGCAGCATCGAAGAACGCATGCTCGAGCTGCAGGAACGCAAACGCGTACTCGCCCAAGGCGTGCTTGGCAGCGATGCGGCAGGTGCGATCAAATTCAGTGCCGACGAACTCGCAGGTTTGTTGGCACCGCTTGCCGAACCTGCCAACAATCCGCTGGCGATCCTGTCTGCGGAAACCAAGCGTTGGGGTGGTACGGGAAGGCGTGGGTTATTCTGA
- a CDS encoding EVE domain-containing protein: protein MTTTRNTRRYWLMKSEPEECSIDDALAAIHSTVQWTGVRNYQARNFMRDEMQIGDGVLFYHSSCPEPGIAGIAEVASTTRTDPTQFDVRSPYFDPKSDPDKPRWLLLDVKALHKTRLLSLAELREHAELANLKVLQRGNRLSITEVDESDWKRVVKLLK, encoded by the coding sequence ATGACGACCACGAGAAACACCAGAAGATACTGGCTGATGAAGTCCGAGCCCGAGGAATGCTCGATCGATGATGCGCTTGCGGCCATCCACTCCACCGTTCAATGGACAGGCGTGCGCAACTACCAGGCGCGCAACTTCATGCGCGACGAAATGCAGATCGGCGACGGCGTGCTTTTCTACCATTCAAGCTGCCCCGAGCCCGGCATTGCGGGCATCGCCGAAGTCGCATCGACCACACGCACCGATCCCACGCAGTTCGACGTACGCTCGCCCTACTTCGATCCCAAGTCCGATCCCGACAAACCGCGCTGGTTGCTGCTCGACGTAAAGGCGCTGCATAAGACTCGCTTACTCAGCCTTGCCGAGTTGCGCGAACATGCCGAGTTGGCCAACTTGAAGGTGCTGCAGCGCGGCAATCGGCTGTCCATCACCGAGGTCGATGAGAGTGATTGGAAGCGCGTAGTCAAACTTCTGAAGTAA
- a CDS encoding DNA-binding transcriptional regulator, with amino-acid sequence MPNIAALLKSEISRVARKEVRAETDSLRKLVSAQRSAIAALKREIADLRKESKQAASPRKKATAPVDAPQADEVKRRFSATRLAAHRQKTGLSATDYGALVGISGQSIYHYEQGKARPHAAVVRKLSMIKELSKAQLLDLLKAQKAAA; translated from the coding sequence ATGCCCAATATAGCCGCACTCCTCAAATCCGAAATTTCACGCGTCGCTCGCAAAGAGGTTCGCGCGGAAACCGATTCACTGCGCAAGCTGGTCTCCGCCCAGCGCTCGGCCATTGCTGCACTCAAGCGAGAAATCGCCGATTTGCGCAAAGAGAGCAAGCAAGCAGCCTCGCCCAGGAAGAAAGCAACCGCGCCCGTAGATGCGCCGCAGGCCGATGAGGTCAAGCGCCGCTTCAGCGCCACACGTCTGGCAGCACACCGCCAGAAGACCGGTCTGTCCGCCACCGATTACGGCGCGCTTGTCGGCATTTCCGGCCAGAGCATCTATCACTACGAACAAGGCAAGGCGCGCCCTCACGCCGCCGTAGTGCGCAAGCTCTCCATGATCAAGGAACTGAGCAAGGCCCAGTTGCTCGATCTGTTGAAGGCACAAAAAGCTGCGGCTTGA
- a CDS encoding aldehyde dehydrogenase family protein yields MHQHFIHNQWTGQGEAIDVVDPSTGETYDSILRGTAADVDAAVKSARAAFEGEFGKLTATERGRLLMKLSAKLQEHAEELAQIEARDCGKPLKQARADAVAIARYFEFYGGAADKLMGETIPYQKGYTVLTIREPYGVAAAIVPWNYPMQIFGRSVGGALAAGNTVVVKPAEDACLSLLRVAELARDVGFPAGALNIVTGYGHEAGADLVAHPGVAHVSFTGSPNVGKLVVKAAIENHTPVTTELGGKSPQIVFEDADLEAMLPVVVNAIVQNAGQTCSAGSRLLVQRSIYEKVIGLLAERFSQLKVGSSQMDLDCGPLIRKSQQVRVKSFLDDATKDGLTIAAQGQLAEGAPAGGFYQVPTLVRDVPIGHRLAQEEVFGPVIAAAAFDTEEDAIALANGTDFGLVASVWTRDGGRQMRMARKIKAGQVFINNYGAGGGIELPFGGYKASGHGREKGFEALYGFTQLKTISMRHD; encoded by the coding sequence ATGCACCAGCATTTCATACACAACCAGTGGACCGGGCAGGGCGAGGCCATCGACGTGGTTGACCCCTCGACGGGCGAGACCTATGACAGCATTCTGCGCGGCACGGCGGCCGATGTGGATGCTGCGGTGAAATCGGCGCGTGCCGCGTTCGAAGGCGAGTTCGGCAAGCTCACCGCGACCGAGCGCGGGCGCTTGCTCATGAAGCTCTCGGCCAAACTGCAAGAACATGCAGAAGAGCTCGCGCAGATCGAGGCGCGTGACTGCGGCAAGCCACTCAAGCAGGCGCGTGCCGATGCGGTGGCGATTGCGCGTTACTTCGAGTTCTATGGCGGTGCGGCCGATAAGCTCATGGGCGAGACGATTCCTTATCAGAAGGGCTACACGGTGCTGACCATCCGAGAGCCTTATGGTGTGGCGGCTGCCATCGTTCCCTGGAACTATCCGATGCAGATCTTCGGGCGCAGCGTGGGCGGTGCTTTGGCGGCGGGCAATACGGTGGTCGTCAAACCGGCGGAAGATGCTTGTCTCTCGCTGCTGCGGGTTGCGGAGTTGGCGCGCGACGTGGGCTTTCCTGCGGGCGCTTTGAATATCGTCACGGGCTACGGTCACGAGGCTGGTGCCGATCTGGTGGCGCATCCGGGCGTCGCTCATGTCTCGTTCACCGGTTCGCCCAATGTCGGCAAGCTGGTGGTGAAGGCCGCCATCGAAAACCATACGCCAGTCACCACGGAGCTGGGCGGCAAGTCACCGCAGATCGTGTTTGAAGATGCGGATCTTGAAGCGATGTTGCCTGTGGTCGTCAACGCCATCGTTCAGAACGCGGGGCAGACCTGCTCGGCAGGCAGTCGCTTGCTGGTGCAGCGCAGCATCTACGAAAAAGTGATTGGCTTGTTGGCGGAGCGGTTCAGTCAGCTCAAGGTCGGCTCATCGCAGATGGATCTGGATTGCGGTCCGTTGATCCGCAAGAGCCAGCAGGTGCGCGTGAAATCGTTTCTCGACGATGCAACCAAGGATGGTTTGACCATTGCTGCGCAAGGGCAACTGGCCGAAGGCGCGCCTGCGGGCGGCTTCTACCAGGTACCGACCTTGGTGCGCGACGTTCCGATCGGGCATCGTCTGGCGCAGGAGGAAGTCTTCGGTCCCGTCATTGCCGCTGCGGCTTTCGATACCGAAGAAGATGCCATCGCGTTGGCGAATGGAACGGACTTTGGCTTGGTCGCCAGCGTCTGGACGCGCGATGGCGGTCGGCAAATGCGCATGGCCCGCAAGATCAAGGCGGGACAAGTGTTCATCAACAACTACGGCGCAGGTGGCGGCATCGAACTGCCTTTTGGCGGCTACAAAGCCAGCGGCCATGGGCGCGAAAAAGGCTTCGAGGCGCTCTACGGCTTCACGCAGTTGAAGACGATTTCGATGCGGCACGACTGA
- a CDS encoding NAD(P)-dependent oxidoreductase, producing MTTPRIGLIGVGLMGHGIALNIAQKGYRLTVLEHPGNQPLDTLKSLGATTSESLSELASNVDVLVLCVTGSPQVEAILLGEQGALAAMRKGTVVIDCSTALPDSTERIAEIAQAAGIRFIDAPMTRTPKEAAEGRLNLLVGGDAAVLDECMPILRCFAENVTHTGAVGTGHRMKLLHNYVSLGTVALISEAAACAFRGQVSPQVFVDVLAKGGGGGVALERLKPYLLEGDTSGLKFFMGNALKDMGYYVSMARDTNAVQDIADAIHDTYACAVADVGDEALVPRLVTTLQRGVGFCQ from the coding sequence ATGACTACTCCTCGAATCGGACTGATTGGCGTTGGCCTGATGGGCCACGGAATTGCGCTGAACATCGCGCAAAAAGGCTACCGACTGACCGTGCTGGAGCATCCTGGCAATCAGCCGCTCGATACCTTGAAATCGCTGGGAGCGACGACCTCCGAGTCGCTCTCCGAACTGGCCTCCAACGTGGATGTGCTGGTGCTCTGCGTGACGGGTTCGCCGCAAGTCGAAGCCATTTTGCTGGGCGAGCAAGGCGCGCTGGCGGCAATGAGAAAAGGCACGGTGGTCATCGACTGTTCAACCGCTTTGCCGGACTCCACAGAGCGCATTGCCGAGATCGCCCAAGCGGCGGGCATTCGTTTCATCGATGCGCCTATGACGCGCACGCCCAAGGAGGCTGCGGAAGGGCGACTCAACCTGCTGGTCGGCGGCGACGCTGCCGTGCTCGACGAGTGCATGCCAATCCTGCGCTGCTTTGCCGAAAACGTAACGCACACCGGCGCAGTGGGAACCGGGCATCGCATGAAGCTGCTGCACAACTATGTGTCGCTGGGTACGGTGGCGTTGATTTCCGAGGCCGCGGCCTGTGCGTTTCGCGGCCAGGTGTCGCCACAGGTGTTTGTCGATGTGCTGGCCAAGGGCGGTGGTGGTGGTGTGGCGCTGGAGCGGCTCAAGCCTTACCTGCTCGAAGGTGACACCAGTGGGCTCAAATTCTTCATGGGCAATGCGCTCAAGGACATGGGTTACTACGTCTCGATGGCGCGCGACACCAACGCGGTGCAGGACATCGCCGATGCCATTCACGACACCTACGCCTGCGCCGTGGCCGATGTGGGTGACGAGGCGCTGGTGCCCAGACTGGTGACCACGTTGCAACGCGGGGTAGGTTTTTGCCAGTAA